A single genomic interval of Paenibacillus sp. J23TS9 harbors:
- a CDS encoding PspA/IM30 family protein yields the protein MSVFRRVRDITAANLNERLEQSQDPVRLIDQFLATTRDDIVEAEKLVQQSSAHMRQLKQQVDQAESMKSKREEQALLALKAGEDHLAKLALQEKIIYEEKLDQYSELLNTTRKSLIDLESQLNDLKMEYQTVYNKRQYYAARMETLRLQQRMNQRMDGYGSGQDVPKMFNRLEDRISDWELEAQSLRDLRRMGQQYLDQASDTVSGILEKELARLKQKLNNSGKE from the coding sequence ATGAGTGTTTTTCGTCGGGTGAGGGATATCACCGCAGCAAATTTAAATGAACGGTTGGAGCAAAGTCAGGATCCGGTTCGATTGATCGATCAGTTTCTGGCAACCACACGGGATGACATCGTCGAAGCAGAAAAGCTTGTACAGCAGTCCTCAGCACATATGAGACAGCTGAAGCAGCAGGTTGATCAGGCGGAATCGATGAAAAGCAAACGTGAAGAACAAGCGCTGCTGGCCTTAAAGGCCGGAGAAGATCATCTCGCCAAGCTGGCTTTGCAGGAAAAGATCATTTATGAAGAAAAACTGGACCAGTACAGCGAACTGCTGAATACAACCAGAAAGTCTTTGATCGATCTGGAAAGCCAACTGAATGACCTGAAAATGGAATATCAAACCGTATATAACAAACGTCAATACTATGCGGCACGCATGGAGACACTTCGGCTTCAGCAGCGCATGAATCAACGGATGGACGGCTATGGCAGCGGTCAGGACGTACCTAAAATGTTCAACCGCCTTGAAGACCGGATATCTGATTGGGAACTCGAAGCTCAAAGCCTGCGCGATCTGCGCCGTATGGGGCAACAGTACTTAGATCAGGCGAGTGACACGGTATCCGGTATTTTGGAAAAGGAACTGGCTCGTTTGAAACAAAAGCTGAATAACAGCGGAAAGGAGTAA